From the Pleurodeles waltl isolate 20211129_DDA chromosome 6, aPleWal1.hap1.20221129, whole genome shotgun sequence genome, the window TGAACTTTGCTGTATGGCTCCGTCAAACATGATAGAACCGAATGGCAaagtagcatttttttattttcaaaaacaaaacccaaaagtgggattttgttttgaaaaaataaaaaaaacacgacTCCCTTGCCATGGGAACATCCCCAATGGTGAAGGGGGCATTAGACAGTTTTCACTCCtgacgggcagtgaaaactgacctttttgtcTGCCCTTGCAGATTAGGTGGACATATATAGAAGTCAACCTCGGATGGCCTTTATTCTGTCAGAAGAGTGTACCATAGCGGAGACAGAGAGTCTCCCCCATGGTTGCACCAAAGGTCCACCCTCCTGTAAGTCTGGTGGGAGGACCATTGTGTTGGTGGTCAGGACAATGCGTTGCCATGGCGATAGAGTATTCTTACCGCCAGCATATAAATCAGCCCCTCGGTCTAAGAAGTATTAGTAGAGCACACTCGGAGGTGCCAGTGGGACTCCCTTGGAGGTGCCGAGAAGTGTAAATAGGATCCATCGAAGAGAATTTACAGCCTAGGTCCATCAATCCCAGTCCCACCTAAGATCAAGGAGAAAACTGTCCCAAGCACCTATCACTCTTCCTATAAACTTGTGGCACCCTTGATCTAGCCCATGTTGGACCACATTCATAGAGGTGATTGGTCGCTTTGATGATGCTTCGCCTGATCTGAGATAATGGAAGTGTTTCTGCTCAGGAGTAGGGGTGGGCTAAACATACCTTTCCGCCGGCAGAGTTCATGAAGTTTTGCTCACTCCGTGCTTCACCTGGAGCATGGAGTTGCGGCAAAACTCCACCAAGTGGAGGAGTTGTTTTCTAGCATGCatctcaccaacattaagttggcgagtgGGAGCAAGAAGTTGCTTCCTGTGGCACGTTGTTGGGAGCTAGAACGCCTCCTAGCCACATTTCTCAACACTGGGGGTCGAGTTGAGAAAGCTGCTGAAAATCTATTTGAGCTGCAAAAAGAAGCAGCGTCCACTCACGCACTGCGTGCTGCCATTTGCTCTGATTTTACAGCTTGGAAGAAGCTCCTGGCACTAACAATCAGTGCGAGCAGTGTCATGTGCCCCATTCCTTCTGCTTGAGGAATTCTgcagaatcttgctgagtttttatgtaactctgcggaattccgtggaAAAGAAGGTATCTGAGTACCTCAATACATCTTCAAGGTGGGACTTGCCATCACATCCCGATATTATTCTGAAATCCAAAGATCTGGAGTATGTACGCACATGTCAGATTTTTTTATAGTGGGCCATGGGACCTCTGGTAACTAAACTTAGGTCACAGCACGAGTCAGTGTCTAAGAAATCCTCATGTGCGTGACACCAGCTTCTGCCTTCATAAAGGGTGTGTGCGTGTTCTCATCCATTTGGAGTCCTAGATATTTAAACCTCAAGAGTCCAGCGGGGCATCCTCACAAAATTGATGAGTTTCTTTTGCCAAACGAACTAGTGACAGCAGGATATGTGGCAAGAACAGACCCATGTTTCAATCAACTTGAACTTTTTCAGGTCCCCCCTTTCTCAAGGACATGGTGGTAGTGGGCAGTGAGTAGGGTGCAGGATGTGTTTTTAATGGTGGGAGGCTGGCACTCCATTCTACCAGGTGAGGAAGTGAAGGTGCTCCTCTGTGTATGAGATGCATGTGCCACGAGGGAGGCTGGTCCAGGACTGTGCCACCATCATGGGCAGGTGGGCCAATTCTGGGTATTGTGCTTTTATCTGGGATTGCTACATTGAAAATTGAGCTCTTTCTTGACTAGACTAGGGACCGCGGGATGCAAACAGGATTTTTTAGTCTGGGGTCATGCGATGGAGTCTATTCGAGAGCTGCAGAGGGAAGCACCCCTGAGCATGGCCTCTGGTGGGACACATCTCCCTTGTCCCAGgtacctgtatgtgttttgagctcTGGCAGGATGCTAGACCTTGAACTTTTAGGATGCACATGGAGTATTCTCAGGTGACCTCCTCTCAGGGTTTGATGCACTGAGTAGAAGGGCTGTCGCTGAGAGGGCTATTTCAGTTTCTCGACTGCTCACTTTCAAGGACAAGCGACAGGCTGTGCCTGCCTCCATCCTTGTGATGGGGGTTTAAGGGTCTGTGCTTGTGACTTGTGTGTGCCTGGTGGCTGCAAGTATACATGGATGCTCCAACCTAAACTTACGGTTTTGTATTTGCATAATCTAAATACATGTACCTGTTGTAGTGTACTGTAAACACTGATGTTCCTAAATAACATGCCTCATGATGCATGGTATTACGTTCTGGATATCTGAAGCATGGGAGTAAACCTCTTTTCATGGATACCTGCAGTACATCCGGCTATCCAGCTTTTCCTCGTTTAAAGGGCTTGCAGTCTTGCCCACAGCAAATGTTTTACACCTCTGAAATAAAAGTTGGTTTCTCAACGCTCTTTACCATTAGCCCAGCACCAGTATAAAAAATGTATCTGATAAATCCTGGACACAGGTAGCAGACCTAGTGCTCAAATTGATATTTCCAGACCACTCGTAATCAGAAAAGAATCAATAAGAATTGGGGTTTCTTCTCAACCTGCTTAGCGGCCACCTTGTGCCCCCACCCACCAATGTGTATTTGCATTCCCATTGTCACCCCAGAACTGAGGCATGTTAGTCACAATCATAGTCATCAGAAAGCAAGGTCAGTAGCCTTTTCGTCCACAATTTGGGCAACAGCTTTATTTAAAGCGAGAATGGACCTGTCCCTCAGTCCAATCAGACTCATCATTCAGTTAGAATCAGTAAACCCTTTCAGTCCAGCAGGTAAACACAACACTTCATGCGATCCCCCAGTCTTTGATTTTGTTTCACTTCCTGAAAGTATTTCCAGACTTTCTGCATAAATAAAAAGTAGTTTGGGCACAAGTAGGAGACCTTTTGTACATCACATGTAAGCCTCTGTAGCACAATCCTTCCTCTTACTGTGATATTCATACTTGAGGTTCAGAGGTTTAGCTGCaggtttggggtggtgggcagcCTTGGAGGGTCTTTGGGAAAATACTAGTGCACTGGCTTACATATAGGGTGTAGTCACAAAAGGTCCTCTGCTTCACTCCTTTAAAAAGTTCTCTCCGTCGGTGTCTTCAGCGCCTTTGAGTAAACCTAGCAACAGTAGGTTTCATTTCCCAAACCTATTCTCCAGTTTACTGGCACTGTAGTTTGTCTTACTAATTTAatctatttatgtgtttttttctgctgcTACTTAATGCTCAACCCCAAGGATATTTATTGACTTGTCTAAGTTTACGGaagacattttcatttttgaagtTGAAAAATGCTGTCAAACCTGTCTTCTTACAGGGGAATTTTAAGAGTCAGATAAAGGCCTCGCTTTTTTTATGTAAGGTTAGAATTGCACAACCCCTTGCCCCTGGCTCCAGTGTAATACACCTTACCAGTGAGAGGAGTGCCAGCAGGGTCTCTCTCCTTATCCTCCCCACCAGTCTGGCACATTTTCAAAGTCATTTATGAATTTATGGATGTATATATAGAATTGTTAAATTTGTGTGTTAATACAACTCCCATAGGAATGGCTTCTGCCCTCATATGCCCATTTCTGCTTAAGTTGCTTGCAGTTCTGTCTTACTGCACCGTCTCTCACATGGTGGTTGAAGTCTTGCCCTTCCCTCAATGGGCACATGCCATGTGCAGTGTTATCATGGCCACTGGGAGACACTCCCCCCAGCATCTTGCATTATTCTGACTTCCAAACAAGAACTAGAGAACTTTACTGCAAGGTCCGGGGAAGAGGTGGTGGAATTTAGTGTGGTAGAGAGAATGGTTGTGAAGGGAAAGAGCCACGGTAGAAGTTGTGGATAAGGGAGGTCTGGTAGATAGGAGTCAGAATGGCAGAGGCAGGACCTGGTGGAGGGGAAGCAGGGCCTGAAGACGAGAAGGCAGGACCTTGTGGAGAGAACGCAGGGGCTGGTGGAGAGGAGACCGGGTCTTGTGAAGAGGAGGTAGGTCCTGGTGAAGAAGCAGTAGCACCAGTGGATATAAAGCAGGGGCTGGGACAGAAGAGGCAGGGCCTGGCGGAAAAGAGGTAGGACTTGgtggagaggagacaggacctggtGCAGAGGAGGCAGGACCTGGTGGAAAGGAGGCAGGACCTGGTGGAGAAGAGACAGGACTAGGTGGAGAGGAGGCAGGACCTGGTGGAGAAGAGACAGGGCCTGGTGGAGAGAACTCAGGGGCTAGTGGAGAGAAGGCAGGACCTTGTGGAGAGAACACAGGGGCTGGTGGAGAGGAGACCGGGTCTTGTGAAGAGGAGGTAGGTCCTGGTGAAGAAGCAGTAGCACCAGTGGATATAAAGCAGGGGCTGGGACAGAAGGGTCTGGCGGAAAAGAGGTAGGACCTGGTGGAGTGGAGGAAGAACCTGGTGGAGAGGAGGAAGGAGCTGGTGGAAAGGAGGCAGGACCTGGTGGAGAGGAGGTAGCGCCTGGTGGAGAAGAGACAGGACCTGGTGGACAAGAGGCAGGACCTGGTGGAGAAGAGACAGGACCTGGTGGAGAGGAGGAAGGGCCTGgtggagaggagacaggacctggtGGAGAGGAGGCAGGTCCTGGTGGAGAGGAGGCAGGACCTGGTGGAGAAGAGACAGGACCTGGTGGAGAGGAGGCAGGACCTGGTGGAAAAGAGACAGGACCTGGTGGAGAGAAGGCAGGTCCTGGTGGAGAGGAGGCAGGACCTAGTGGAGAGGAGGCAGAACCTGGTGGAGAAGAGACAGGACCAGGTGGAGAGGAGGCAGAACCTGGTGGAGAAGAGACAGGGCCTGGCGGAGAGGAGGAAGGACCTGGtggagaggagggaggaaggaCCTGGTGGGGAGAGGAGGCAGGTCCTGTGGGAGAGGAGGCAGGGCCTGGTGGAGAGGAGGCAAGTCCTGGTGGAGAGGAGGCAGGACCTGGTGGAGAGAAGGCAGGACCTGGTGGAGGAGAGACAGGGCCGGgtggagaggagacaggacctggtGGAGAGGAGGCAGGACCTGGTGGAGAATAGGCAGGAGATGGTGGAGAATAGGCAGGAGATAGTGGAGAATAGGCAGGTCCTGGTCAAGAGAAGATGGAATATGGTGAAAGAGACAGGGTCTGGTGAAGAGGAGGTACAACCAACTGAAGAGGAAGTAAGACTTTGTGGAAAGAAGTACAGCCTTCTAAAGAGGAGATAGGACCTGTTGGAGGGAGATAAGAATGTGGTCAAAAGGAGGTAAGATGTGGTGGAAACAAGGCAGGACACGGGTGACGGAGGCAAGGTCTGTTGGAGAGGAGATAGGACCCAGTGGGGAGGAAGCAGGAAATTGAGGAGAAGAGGTAGTTCCTGGTGAAGAGGAGGTAAGACATGGTGGAGAGGACGGAGGGTCAGGTGGACAGGAGGGAGAACCCAGTGGAGAGGAGGcagaggctggtggagatgggataGGACCTTGTAGGAAGGAGGCGGAGCTGGTGCAGAGGACACATGAATGGTTGACATTTAACCAcgcctggtggagtggagttgcagTCGGGAAAACATAAGGAAAGCcaagtgaagaggaggcagagctTCGTGGAGGGAAGGCGGGGTGGGTGCAGAAGGGGAGGACTTGATGAAGATGGGGAGTCCAGAAAGAGGTGCTCCAGATGTACAGGGAGTAAACAGGAATCAGACCGAAATCAGGGCCTGGTGAGAGAAAGCAAGGCCTGGGGCCATATTACAGAATACTGCGCACTCTCCTTGTTTGTGGCCGTGCACCTTTCGAAAGGTGTCCCTGGCACAAACAAGGAGAGCGCTCCGTATTGTATTGAATACCTTTCTCCCAGGGCAGCCATAAATGTGTGtaccttctaaaggcatgtttaCCCACATCAGTAATATGGCACaagcgcagaggcaaagtgattcccttgcgtgaatgaatgccctccaatgaTAGCGCCGGTACTaaatgtgcaccagcgctatctgtattgcAGAAATGGCCGTACAAGCGTCTGCGGCCCTTTCTGTCATACCAAAGTGCCCAGGGGGCGCGCAGAGCAGGTGCACATGCCCgttgcacccctggggcactttgtaTGAGACGGCCCCTGGTGGAAAGAAGCCAAGACCTTTACAGAGAGGTGGTAGGGCCTGGTGGAGAGAAGGAAGGACATGGTGGCAAAGATGTAGACTCTGGTGGAAAGGAGGCAGGAGATGGTGGCGAGTAGGTAGGGTCGGGAGGAGAAGAATTAGCACCcggtggggagaaggcaggggctggTGGAGAGGAGGGAACGCAGAGcctgggggagggaagggaggacctGATGGAGAGGATGCAGAACGTGTTAAACCAATTGCAGGTGTGGTGGGGATGGGGATGGAGGTCTGGTGAGCAGAAGACATGGCCCGGTGGAAAGAAGTCAAGGGTAGATGAGGAAAGGCCCTTGTTCGCAAGGAATggcctagtgcagtggttcccaacctatggtccaggGACCCGTGAGGGTCTGCGAAGccccctcagggggtctgcgactgcttagaaagtgtaatgattgtaacagattaggtccccagctttcagtaattacttaGTGGGGGgtgcctggattccaataatgattcagtgggggttcccggggtccagtaatggtaaagtgggggtccacagaagtcaaaaggttgggaaccactggcctagtgcAGTTGTGTTGGTGCAACACAGCTGTGCTTTAGTGGAGGGCTAGTGCAATCTGTTCTGAGGCATTTTCCAGGGAGCAGTGTGTCAGCATTTCTTATAGAATATGAGCATGCCTGAAGGCTCTACCTTGATTCTGAGGTAAGAAAGAGGAATAAAAGACTACGGGAGGCAGTGTACCATCCCAGGGAGGTATCTTTACCTGCACGTTTAATGGACTCTATTTTCCATTTGTGGACTCGACTTGTCGTTGAGGTTGTTTGGTATACATCATTCACTGAGGGTCGTCACTCTGAAAGCATGTCATCTGTATCACACCACTGAGCACAAACACAGCAATATGTATATGCAATTGTTGATTATAGTTGAGTGTCCATGAATGGCAAAGTCAGAGTTTGAGTGATGATGTGCTTTGTGTATATGTAATTACTCTGAGCATTTGCTTGTAATTTCTGAAGCTGAAAATTAAGGGGTTCTCAACAAAATGTGCTTTGCGAACCAATTGTTAGCTTGTGACCTCATTCTGGAGTACTACCCTGCAGTAGGCGTTGGAAGAGGAGGGCAGGTGGGGCCTGTGGGAGGAGATGGGTAATATTTCCTTACTTCTGGGAACTATGGCAtaaatgtactattatgtggatcaGTTGTTTGTACACAAATTCAAATCCAACAGAAGAAAGATGGCGTTTTGCCAGCCACAGCGAGCTCCCgcctttaaaatgaaacaaaaaaggtgatggatggaatgcttgaattaatctcagccactggcgatccCTCAGGCCGCATTCTAGTTCATagtttttgcccaccatgacatctcagtttggacccagccatatgtaaatcagtcgtgaccctgctcCAGTTGTAATATTCCAGCCTGAACAGCCAAAATGAAGGCAATTTTCAGGCCTTTTGTAGTAATTCACCATTTTCACTGGGTGTCGCTTAAAGGCTCAGTCCTTACCGCACCTTGTGCTGACGCGAGCACTCCTGCACCATGGGACTGTGCTCCTGCATTGCAAGAGCCCAACGCGCTGTCTTGATTGCATGTCGCTTCCATTGTCTTGCATGTCAATTCCATTGTCTGACATGTCACTAACTGCTCCAGCAGGACCCGGCCTTCAGAGAAGAGTCCGACGCATATCATGCTGTGTTGTTGTTGTACCAACCTATCAGAAGCACCGGCCCGCTGGGAATTGTCTCAGTTCTACTCCTCAGCCTGGCCTGCCAGGTGATGAGGGCAGGCCATTGAGAAGTGACTAGTCCCTAAGCGGACCACAGATGACCAGTGTATGGTGTCCAGTCTGAACAATGAACCAACTTTGTAGATCAGTTCACAAGAAGAGGGGGAAGTCTTTGTGGCTCTTTAACTCGTGATGCATCCACGTATCACAGAGAGAAGCAGAACCAAAGATGCCTGGGTAAAAGCCTAACCCATCACTGATGCCCCCACACCTAAACTGAAATTTGGGGTGAAAATGAGCTTCTCTGTGTATTTCAAGTTGGTTGCACTCTGAAGAAGCCTTTGAAAGTCTCAGAAAGAATGTATCGCAGAAGTGAGTTGGCAGCTTAGATGGATCAATGACACACTGCGCTGCCACATTCGATTACTTTCCAATAGCTTAATTTTAGAGCGGTTTACCATTCCAGGTGGATTCAGGGTGAACCAAACACAGAAGAAAGTTGACATTTCTCAAAGTAGCGGAATAGGTTAATTCCTGAATAAAGGTGACATGAAGGATTTTAGATTGACCCTATCACAGGAGAGAACTGATATCTCTGACGTCCGCATGAGTTAATCACTGGAAGGAGTCACCATCAATTGCAATTGCAAAAGTGAATTATCTCTGAAGTTCTTTTGATGTGCAGTCCGAGACATGAGCTCATATCTTGATGACTTCATAAAGCGCCCATCACAAAATGGAtttgagaacctgggtgtcttcaGGGTGAGCTGATCTGGAGAAAAAATCTCTCAAGTGGATTTAGGGTTTGGCCATTTTGAGCAGAGAGTTGATGTCCCTGACTCAGGGATAGCCCAGTGAAAGAAGACGCCTCATATCTCTGATACCCTAAGAATGGGCCGGTCTGAGAGGGGAGTTGTGCTCTGGGGAGGCTTTACCGTGGGTTTCTCACAAGATGGTATTGGCATTGAAGGAGTTTGTCCCACATTTTCATAGATGCATTTGGGCCTCTCAGAAGGTCTTGGATTGGATCTACAAGGGATGAGAAAGGTTGACATTTTAGGGTTTTCATTGATCTATTACTAGTGTTTTGGCACCTCTGATATCACAATAGGTCTGTCTCCTGGATGGGGCATCCCTAAAGAGAACTGATTGGGGAATCCTTTCATGGCAAAATGGAAGTCTTTTGATAGGGTCTTTTTAAAAGTTACTCTTCCGACTCATGGGTAAGTCTTGTGAAATGGAACCCTTTGCCTTTATTCTCAAAAGGTTGTCAGACTGGTTTGTTCCTTGTGGTCAAGATGGACTCGAACCCACATCATCCTAGAGCCTGTGCTGTTCAGGTAGGTTCCATTCAGGAAATTCAAGAGTACAGGTTTACTCTGTGGAGGTTTATGagacctctgtctccccctcttccaaccAAGGTGAGTCTTGCTGCCTACAGGCACTGAAAGAAAGAGGGCCCCCCACGCTCCTTGTCCTTTAAACCCCTCCACATTCAGGAGTAGAGCTGTACAATGAGCAACACTGTTGGCAAGACACTGAGAAGCGATGACACACTCCGAAGAAAAGCTGTCACTTCTCTTCCTTGACAGGCCTGATCTTCATCTCCGTAAACTTGAGTGAATACTGCCAGCCGGTCCAGGAGGACCACTCGATGCCGTCGGCATAGGAGGTGTGGTGCCCCTTGAGATACTGCCCGTTCAGATTGGATGTGTGACAGTTGCGGTACCACCAGGCGCCGTGGTAGAAGGATGCACAGTTATTCTCTGAGTGGTCGTTGTCCAGGTCTTTGGTGGTGAATCTCATGCCGCTATGTTTCAGCAAGGAGTCACCTGGAGGGGAACAGATGAAGAAACACAAAAGTAAATATACAATGTGACAACCCCCAACCAGCAATAGATCAAAATGTGAGTGCAGTATTCATATTATAAGTTGTGACTcaaggacccgattcacaaaggtgatcttagacctgaaatctaagtttagacctaaagtctaagtttaggcctgatgtctaaacttagacttcaggtctaacttagacttcaggtttaaAGCTAGacatcaggtctaaagttagacttgtggtctaaagttagacttcaggtctaaatgtagacttcaggtctaaagttagactttaggtgtaaagttagactttaggtctgaaGTTAGAtgtcaggtctaaacttagactttaggtgTAAAGTTGGGCTttaggtgtaaagttagactttaggtctaaacataGAACTCAGttttaaacttagacttcaggtctaaagttagacttcaggtgtgaagttagactttaggtgtaaacttagactttacgTCAAAAGTTAGACTTcagttctaagtttacctttgtgaatcaggtcccaaGTGTCCAGCAGCAGCTTGTTCAGGGCAAGCAATAATGATTATGCATCCACTTCTGAGGTCTCCTTATAATTTGGATTCATAGCTGTGACAGAATCCTGTTCTGCAATGATCTGCACCCAACTGTCATTCTACATAGATTTTTACTGTCATAATTCACTTTTAGTTCAAGAAGAGTTTCAATGTCCCATGATTCACAATCCCACCCCCTTTGTATTCAAATAGCACTTGTGAACCTTTCACTTATTGAGTGTTTAAAAATGTTATAGTGTAATTTATGTCGGTTGCAAGACCctttgaaaatatttgtaaacaaATTTAGAGTCTGCTTTGATCagtattcctcctattttttttttagtgtcttacTAAGGAAGATCTGAGGGACATGACTGTTCAGGTGAATATGAAGAGTCCTCTTCCTTCTACAGGGCTTTCAGTCTTCTTGGCGCTTTCCTTGgtactcactgacacatttccacccCTCTTGTGACAGCCTAGTATGCGGAGGTCCTCTCCTTACTCCTTGGAAGTCCGCAAACTTATCTGCAGCAAGCCTCGGCACTCTCATGGTGTTTTTAACTTGTAGCAGGATTTTCATGTGTGCTTTCatgattttaattaattacatCCAATAAatggattcattcattcattccatcCTGGGAGTGCGCGCTCCCTGATACGTCACTCCCCACTGGAGCCGAGACCAGGCACTCTGTGGCACAGTAACTAATGCACATCCGTGTTTCCGGGGTCACTCTGGGCCGCGTGGCCGCTCCTGCAGCAGGTGGGATTGTTCCTAGTTAATGGTGATTTTATCCACTTCAATGCAACTGCCTGCCCCCGCCCTGACAAACGATTGCATCAGGAGCAGCAATTTGGCCTCCCTGAAGTCTGAGGCCGAAATCCCGGGTCCATATGCATGGCCAAGTCACACGgtgcagcaggtcaccttgctgcactgtacgTCGGGAAAGGGCAGGAACATGCGTCAGGCTTTagggcaatatggtgcattcctgtcctttaccctgcgctggcgcacaatgggctccCTACCAGCAACGCAGGCACAATAGGCAAGAAGCCAGGGTGCCTgggtgcatgcaggattgtttttctgcaggaaggcacaccttccttgtcaaaaacaatcccctgaggcattttcctcacatgaaaagaggaaaaaatgaggagaaatacagatattttgcTTCGTTGTGCCTCACTGAGGAAAGCATATCTTTTTGCAGCATTCCCAGGTTCACCTGTTCTCGTAAatgtgggaatgcgtcaaaatccatggatgttgcatgggaacaaacACAGAACACCCACGGAAACTCCTCCatggcacagagtaatgcaacacagtgatttgtgcccGGTTACATTACTCGAGAGCCACCCAGGGTGGACGTGCATGGCTTCGTAACTCTAATTTTTCTTTTGCA encodes:
- the LOC138301464 gene encoding putative golgin subfamily A member 6-like protein 3; the encoded protein is MAEAGPGGGEAGPEDEKAGPCGENAGAGGEETGSCEEERLVEKRQDLVDKRQDLVEKRQDLVERRKGLVERRQDLVERRQVLVERRQDLVEKRQDLVERRQDLVEKRQDLVERRQVLVERRQDLVERRQNLVEKRQDQVERRQNLVEKRQGLAERRKDLVERREEGPGGERRQVLWERRQGLVERRQVLVERRQDLVERRQDLVEERQGRVERRQDLVERRQDLVENRQEMVENRQEIVENRQVLVKRRWNMVKETGSGEEEVQPTEEEVRLCGKKYSLLKRR